In Vibrio sp. STUT-A11, a genomic segment contains:
- a CDS encoding hybrid sensor histidine kinase/response regulator, translating to MEIRSSLRRKSIFALTLYLCFFIATVGSVVYLVLEPPVREKLEQNLNLRTQLLASQIKEPLLTSTSVLNSLVGLAQSQKQTDSFSTTIPQILRLSGDMIVSGGLWPKPEQHANQSKYTSLFFNKNQEGSIDQIHSYNNPESEGYDKEAWYVVAANAPSGSILWSSVYIDTFTHVQMITASAPYYRDGEFAGVATVDLALEALFQFIREHTNQYSLGVIIRDAESNAIIEHNFQLRDGVYISELHFGEFNWRMEVVNAKERVADQVFAQVMSVESGIIPFLLLCVLVGYYLLNRYIVEPIVRIAAKIDDSKTGGIINIDYDSEDEIGHLINKFNEKTIYLEHEKVKAQASTNAKTAFLATLSHEIRTPMNGVLGSAQILLKTKLTDEQRKQLSTLYESGDHMMTLLNEILDYSKIEQGHVEFSNSPFPVESIIGSIKSVYHTLCEEKGLQLRVVSQIPSGRWYNNDKARLRQILFNLLNNAIKFTDQGEVEVRLSEHITQSATKLSIAIKDTGIGIPKEAQKRIFRPFEQAESSTTRRFGGTGLGLAIVKEIAEHMGGCILVESRENVGTTFTVELELTPCEPDKTGSALKHKLDCTGLQALIAEDNTTNAMIMETFLCAKGFECTRVENGQLAVEQVRKQQFDLIMMDNHMPVLDGIGAVSAIRAMDSQTKSVLIFGCTADVFKETQQLMTEAGVNHIIAKPVVVSELEDALYRHADLLYQYQDPKSQKANYPHQVNTDTLLLSFYISLDNGDLHQALDVFSAIIKHITPHSNEELAQITARIESNLKRQVAPEPADIDALTVMLASP from the coding sequence ATGGAAATTCGCTCATCACTGAGAAGAAAAAGTATCTTTGCACTGACGCTATACCTGTGTTTTTTTATCGCTACGGTTGGTTCGGTGGTGTACTTGGTGCTTGAGCCGCCAGTGCGTGAAAAATTAGAACAAAACCTTAACTTACGAACCCAGCTGTTAGCTTCTCAGATTAAAGAACCACTGCTTACTTCAACCAGCGTCCTTAACAGCCTCGTAGGGTTAGCTCAGAGCCAAAAACAAACCGATTCTTTCAGTACCACTATTCCTCAGATATTGCGTTTGAGTGGTGACATGATTGTCAGTGGTGGTCTGTGGCCAAAGCCTGAGCAACATGCCAACCAGAGTAAATATACCAGCCTGTTTTTCAACAAGAATCAGGAAGGGAGTATTGACCAAATTCATTCGTACAATAACCCTGAATCGGAAGGATATGATAAGGAAGCCTGGTACGTCGTTGCTGCCAATGCACCATCAGGTTCCATTCTTTGGTCTTCGGTTTACATTGATACTTTTACCCATGTTCAAATGATCACCGCTTCCGCCCCTTATTATAGAGACGGTGAGTTCGCCGGAGTCGCAACGGTGGATCTTGCTTTAGAGGCTTTGTTCCAGTTTATTAGAGAGCACACCAATCAATATTCGTTGGGCGTTATCATTCGCGATGCTGAATCTAACGCGATTATCGAACACAATTTTCAGTTGCGAGATGGGGTGTATATTAGTGAGCTTCACTTCGGCGAGTTTAACTGGCGAATGGAAGTGGTGAATGCGAAAGAGCGCGTTGCCGATCAGGTTTTTGCTCAGGTGATGAGTGTCGAGAGCGGTATCATTCCGTTTTTGCTGCTGTGTGTACTGGTTGGTTATTACTTACTTAACCGCTATATCGTTGAGCCTATTGTCAGGATAGCTGCAAAGATTGATGACTCAAAAACAGGTGGGATTATCAATATTGATTACGACAGTGAAGACGAGATAGGACACCTCATCAATAAGTTTAATGAAAAGACTATTTACTTGGAACATGAAAAGGTAAAAGCTCAGGCATCAACCAATGCAAAAACAGCCTTTTTGGCGACCTTGTCTCATGAAATTCGTACACCAATGAACGGTGTTTTGGGTTCCGCCCAAATATTGCTGAAAACTAAACTAACCGATGAGCAAAGAAAGCAGTTAAGCACGCTATATGAATCAGGCGATCACATGATGACACTGCTTAACGAGATTCTAGATTACTCAAAAATCGAGCAGGGTCATGTCGAGTTCTCTAATTCACCATTTCCGGTTGAATCGATCATTGGCAGTATCAAAAGTGTGTATCACACCTTGTGCGAAGAGAAGGGCTTACAGCTACGTGTCGTTTCACAGATACCATCCGGGCGGTGGTATAACAACGACAAAGCAAGATTACGCCAAATCTTATTCAACTTGTTAAACAATGCGATCAAGTTTACCGACCAGGGTGAAGTAGAGGTCAGACTAAGCGAGCATATTACTCAAAGTGCAACCAAACTGAGTATTGCGATTAAAGATACTGGCATCGGGATTCCTAAAGAGGCTCAGAAACGGATCTTCCGCCCATTTGAGCAAGCAGAATCTTCAACAACCAGACGCTTTGGCGGGACAGGGCTAGGATTGGCGATTGTGAAAGAGATCGCTGAACACATGGGCGGTTGTATTTTGGTTGAAAGTAGGGAAAACGTTGGTACCACGTTCACCGTAGAGCTTGAGTTGACGCCCTGCGAGCCAGACAAAACGGGATCGGCTCTTAAACACAAACTGGACTGCACTGGTTTACAGGCGTTAATCGCAGAAGATAACACCACTAATGCCATGATCATGGAAACGTTTTTGTGCGCCAAGGGGTTTGAATGTACAAGAGTTGAAAATGGTCAGTTAGCCGTAGAGCAAGTTAGAAAGCAGCAGTTTGACTTAATAATGATGGACAACCATATGCCTGTATTAGATGGTATTGGTGCGGTATCTGCCATCAGAGCAATGGATTCACAAACAAAGTCAGTTCTCATCTTTGGCTGTACAGCAGATGTCTTTAAAGAGACACAACAACTGATGACGGAAGCTGGGGTGAACCATATCATTGCCAAGCCAGTGGTCGTATCGGAACTCGAAGACGCGCTATACCGCCATGCAGACTTACTCTATCAGTATCAAGACCCGAAGAGCCAAAAGGCTAACTATCCTCACCAAGTAAACACGGACACATTGCTACTTAGCTTCTATATTTCTCTTGATAATGGCGACCTTCATCAAGCACTGGACGTATTTTCAGCCATCATTAAGCACATTACACCGCATTCTAATGAAGAACTTGCCCAAATCACTGCACGTATCGAAAGTAATTTGAAACGTCAGGTGGCCCCTGAGCCTGCGGATATCGATGCGCTAACTGTCATGCTTGCCTCTCCCTAA
- a CDS encoding YecA family protein, which produces MAATNQPMNKWYSILKLQDILSLPELDGKLLNLAKTQGFVTAMASAPNVLMPQEWLPFLWGGEETAPFSDGEQLELYIDEIVQMWNETRPALLDGTWGWPEGCALDEQDIVTTTTRDFCEGVLQGWQLARDDWETLMPEESEDNALLGGVLLSLTMLYDPETTIETLAEQGMEGLEQFEEIFNAMPVMLCGLTQRGVTLAEEQ; this is translated from the coding sequence ATGGCCGCAACCAACCAGCCCATGAACAAATGGTATTCTATTTTGAAACTACAAGACATTCTTTCTCTTCCAGAACTTGATGGAAAACTACTAAACCTAGCGAAAACTCAAGGCTTTGTAACAGCAATGGCCTCTGCACCAAATGTATTGATGCCTCAAGAGTGGCTACCATTCTTGTGGGGTGGCGAAGAGACAGCGCCTTTTAGTGATGGCGAACAGTTAGAACTGTACATTGATGAAATTGTACAGATGTGGAATGAAACTCGACCTGCACTGCTTGACGGAACCTGGGGTTGGCCTGAAGGCTGTGCGCTGGATGAACAAGACATCGTAACCACCACCACTCGCGATTTCTGTGAAGGGGTATTACAAGGTTGGCAGTTAGCACGCGACGACTGGGAAACACTGATGCCAGAAGAGAGCGAAGATAACGCGCTACTGGGTGGTGTGCTGCTTTCTCTGACGATGCTTTACGATCCAGAAACCACCATTGAAACGCTGGCAGAGCAAGGTATGGAAGGGCTTGAGCAATTCGAAGAGATCTTCAATGCAATGCCAGTCATGCTTTGCGGTTTGACGCAACGCGGTGTGACGCTAGCTGAAGAACAATAA